Proteins encoded together in one Catenulispora sp. EB89 window:
- a CDS encoding CapA family protein, translated as MSQILLLAGDVNLQGRADPASAFRHVRDLLTVADLRFVNLEGALCGPGDDPQAPDIAHKPNWRHSEPDMVTGLSAAGIDAVSVANNVTFPPSAMLASLDTLDAAGIAHCGGGTDLHDAHRPVVLERDGTRFGFLAYTSICWPFGMAAGPRTAGVATLRASTSYVPDLRSAEVPGRAPRVLTEAYPHELAAMIRDVEELRTRCDVLVLSCHWGVAGDDVCDYQKAIGRAAIDAGADLVMGHGPHSIQGIEMFRGRPIFYSLGNFVFDWPVMAGRHLDGLVLHCRVDGRRLRGVEVHPVRRGSDNDVRPLVGDEARGVLDRVAAMSAPFGSAPFGSTAMGAEVLVTLPQAAYSPSYSPS; from the coding sequence ATGTCGCAGATCTTGCTGCTTGCCGGAGACGTCAACCTCCAGGGGCGAGCCGATCCCGCTTCCGCCTTCAGACACGTGCGGGATCTGCTGACGGTCGCCGACCTGCGGTTCGTCAACCTCGAAGGAGCGCTGTGCGGGCCCGGCGATGATCCGCAGGCCCCGGACATCGCGCACAAACCGAACTGGCGGCACTCCGAGCCGGACATGGTCACGGGGCTCAGCGCTGCCGGCATCGACGCGGTCAGCGTCGCCAACAACGTCACGTTCCCGCCGTCGGCGATGCTGGCGAGCCTGGACACGCTCGACGCCGCGGGCATCGCGCACTGCGGCGGCGGTACCGACCTGCACGACGCGCACCGTCCGGTCGTCCTGGAACGCGACGGCACCCGGTTCGGGTTTCTCGCGTACACCTCCATCTGCTGGCCCTTCGGGATGGCCGCCGGACCCCGGACGGCGGGCGTCGCGACCCTGCGCGCCTCGACCTCCTACGTGCCTGACCTGCGGTCGGCGGAGGTGCCCGGCCGAGCGCCGCGCGTCCTGACCGAGGCGTATCCGCACGAGCTGGCCGCGATGATCCGGGACGTCGAGGAACTGCGGACCCGATGCGACGTCCTGGTGCTCTCCTGCCACTGGGGCGTGGCGGGCGACGACGTGTGCGACTACCAGAAGGCGATCGGCCGCGCCGCCATCGACGCCGGGGCGGACCTGGTCATGGGGCACGGACCTCACAGCATTCAGGGCATTGAGATGTTCCGGGGCCGCCCGATCTTCTACAGCCTCGGGAACTTCGTCTTCGACTGGCCTGTCATGGCGGGCCGCCATCTCGACGGCCTGGTCCTGCACTGCCGGGTCGACGGGCGCCGTCTGCGCGGCGTCGAAGTCCATCCGGTGCGCCGCGGCTCGGACAACGACGTCCGGCCCCTGGTCGGCGACGAAGCCCGTGGCGTGCTCGACCGGGTCGCTGCAATGTCGGCGCCGTTCGGCTCGGCACCGTTCGGCTCGACGGCGATGGGCGCCGAAGTCCTCGTGACGCTCCCCCAAGCCGCCTACTCGCCCTCCTACTCGCCCTCCTGA
- a CDS encoding winged helix-turn-helix transcriptional regulator, with protein MELHTPLDDRTTWSPIGNCPVEKAMAVIGTRNSMLIMREAFYGTTRFDDFAQRVGMAPATTSANLKALADAGLLARRPYRDPGGRSREEYLLTESGRDLMPAMFALFRWGQKHAGGPESVDLAHIGCGESVDVTVSCRSHHEVGLDEVELWSRRSD; from the coding sequence ATGGAGCTGCACACGCCCCTGGACGACCGCACCACCTGGTCCCCGATCGGCAACTGCCCCGTCGAGAAGGCGATGGCCGTGATCGGCACCCGCAACTCGATGCTGATCATGCGCGAGGCCTTCTACGGCACCACCCGCTTCGACGACTTCGCGCAGCGCGTCGGCATGGCCCCGGCGACCACCTCGGCGAACCTCAAGGCCCTCGCCGACGCCGGCCTGCTGGCCCGCCGCCCCTACCGCGACCCCGGCGGCCGCTCCCGGGAGGAGTACCTGCTCACCGAGTCCGGGCGGGACCTGATGCCCGCGATGTTCGCGCTGTTCCGCTGGGGCCAGAAGCACGCCGGCGGGCCGGAGTCGGTGGACCTCGCGCACATCGGCTGCGGGGAGAGCGTGGATGTGACAGTGTCCTGCCGGAGCCACCACGAGGTGGGGCTTGACGAGGTGGAGCTGTGGAGTCGGCGGTCTGACTGA
- a CDS encoding SDR family oxidoreductase, whose protein sequence is MKLENSVVLVTGATGGLGQEFVRQALERGAAKVYAGARRDHDWSDPRVVPLQLDVADPAAIETAAAAAGDLTVLINNAGISGARSLLTGDMTEIRATYETNVFGPLALVRAFAPTLAANGGGAVVDIHSVLSWIATPGAYSSSKAAFWGLTNTLRLELAAQGTQVLGAHFGYVDTPMTAHLPEGTDKSAPEDIAGRVLDALEADEKEVFADALTESVHAGLTGLTTGVFA, encoded by the coding sequence ATGAAGCTTGAGAACAGCGTCGTCCTGGTCACCGGTGCCACCGGTGGCCTGGGGCAGGAGTTCGTCCGGCAGGCCCTGGAGCGGGGCGCAGCCAAGGTCTACGCCGGCGCGCGCCGGGACCACGACTGGTCCGATCCGCGGGTCGTGCCGCTCCAGCTCGACGTCGCCGACCCGGCCGCGATCGAAACTGCCGCGGCCGCCGCTGGCGACCTCACCGTCCTCATCAACAACGCGGGTATCAGCGGCGCTCGCTCGCTGCTCACCGGCGACATGACGGAGATCCGCGCGACCTACGAGACCAACGTGTTCGGCCCCCTGGCGCTGGTCCGCGCCTTCGCCCCGACGCTCGCGGCCAACGGCGGCGGCGCCGTCGTCGACATCCACTCGGTGCTCAGCTGGATCGCCACGCCCGGCGCCTACAGCTCCAGCAAGGCGGCGTTCTGGGGTCTGACCAACACCCTGCGTCTGGAGTTGGCGGCGCAGGGCACGCAGGTCCTCGGCGCGCACTTCGGCTACGTCGACACCCCCATGACCGCGCATCTGCCCGAGGGCACTGACAAGTCGGCGCCCGAGGACATCGCCGGCCGGGTCCTGGACGCCCTGGAAGCCGACGAGAAGGAGGTCTTCGCCGACGCTCTGACCGAGTCGGTGCACGCAGGCCTGACCGGCCTGACCACCGGCGTTTTCGCCTAG
- a CDS encoding MFS transporter — protein MTETHLASSSGAPGPSSDAGSNSGSVRSSPTTTPSPAGTKNRALALAVICVGTMMAFVNVSSTIGALARIQADLHSSPTAIVWITSAYSLVVAGLILAAGTLSDLIGRRLVFGLGVLFFIGGSVLAATAGQTGTLIAAQAVIGVGGALLLPSGLAIVSHEFSDPRQRTEAVSIWAGSSGLGLAIGPVGSGLLLAHYSWHAIFTINIVLGALALVGTVFLIPDSRHPGRRLDPVGLILGTVTVVMLTFGIIQGKTLGYGSPGIVSSYAVAAVGLAAFVWYEARHPDPMIDVRLFRSASFSAVMAVAATSMIGFTGTALLTVLYLQHVQGLTPLGAGTRALVMFVPFIAVSSVAGRIVHRIGFKLILTAGLLAMAAGIFALRWSQAGPGFGHVWPGLLVVGIGAGLLVAPSTAAAVISVPAAQAGMASSVVNMFRQLGNVLGASVLGTILTSKFADNLTTDLTNRRLPAPVVDQVVTGAKHGADASGLPGSLASVVGDAVRHSFNEAFHTGLLVAGVFVLVIAVPTLVLVRHRPAS, from the coding sequence ATGACCGAGACCCACCTGGCGTCGTCCTCCGGCGCCCCCGGACCTTCCTCGGATGCCGGCTCCAACTCCGGCTCCGTGCGCAGCTCCCCGACCACGACTCCCTCTCCCGCCGGCACCAAGAACCGCGCGCTGGCCCTCGCCGTGATCTGCGTCGGCACAATGATGGCCTTCGTCAACGTCTCCTCGACGATCGGCGCCCTGGCCCGCATCCAGGCCGACCTGCACTCCTCGCCGACCGCCATCGTCTGGATCACCAGCGCCTACAGCCTGGTCGTGGCCGGCCTCATCCTCGCCGCCGGCACGCTCAGCGACCTGATCGGCCGCCGCCTGGTCTTCGGCCTCGGTGTGCTGTTCTTCATCGGCGGCAGCGTCCTCGCCGCCACCGCGGGCCAGACCGGCACGCTCATCGCCGCCCAGGCGGTCATCGGCGTCGGCGGCGCGCTGCTGCTGCCCAGCGGCCTGGCCATCGTCAGCCACGAGTTCTCCGATCCCCGGCAGCGCACCGAGGCCGTCTCGATCTGGGCCGGCAGCTCCGGTCTGGGCCTGGCAATCGGTCCCGTCGGGTCCGGCCTGCTCCTGGCCCACTACTCCTGGCACGCGATCTTCACGATCAACATCGTCCTCGGCGCGCTGGCCCTGGTCGGGACCGTGTTCCTGATCCCGGACAGCCGGCACCCCGGACGCCGCCTGGACCCGGTCGGGCTGATCCTGGGCACCGTCACCGTCGTGATGCTGACCTTCGGCATCATCCAGGGCAAGACGCTCGGCTACGGCTCGCCGGGCATCGTGTCCTCCTACGCGGTCGCGGCCGTCGGCCTGGCCGCCTTCGTCTGGTACGAGGCCCGGCATCCGGACCCGATGATCGACGTCCGGCTGTTCCGCTCGGCCTCGTTCAGCGCGGTGATGGCGGTGGCCGCGACGTCGATGATCGGCTTCACCGGCACGGCCTTGCTGACCGTGCTCTACCTCCAGCACGTCCAGGGCCTCACCCCGCTCGGCGCGGGCACGCGCGCGCTGGTGATGTTCGTGCCCTTCATCGCGGTCAGCTCGGTGGCCGGCCGGATCGTGCACCGGATCGGCTTCAAGCTCATCCTCACCGCCGGGCTGCTGGCGATGGCCGCGGGGATCTTCGCGCTGCGCTGGTCGCAGGCCGGCCCCGGCTTCGGGCACGTGTGGCCCGGGCTGCTGGTCGTCGGCATCGGCGCCGGGCTGCTGGTCGCGCCGTCGACCGCGGCGGCGGTGATCAGCGTCCCGGCCGCGCAGGCGGGGATGGCGAGCTCGGTGGTGAACATGTTCCGGCAGCTCGGGAACGTGCTCGGGGCCAGTGTCCTGGGGACGATCTTGACCTCGAAGTTCGCGGACAACCTCACCACGGACCTGACGAACCGCAGGCTGCCGGCGCCGGTCGTGGACCAGGTCGTGACCGGGGCCAAGCACGGCGCGGACGCCTCCGGGCTGCCGGGGAGCCTGGCCTCCGTGGTCGGGGATGCCGTCCGGCACTCCTTCAACGAGGCCTTCCACACCGGTCTTCTCGTCGCCGGGGTGTTCGTGCTCGTGATCGCCGTACCTACGCTGGTGTTGGTTCGTCATCGGCCGGCGAGCTGA
- a CDS encoding cation:proton antiporter encodes MLPLIVSSLAVLLAWTFAARRLARWHISGPLVMVAGGVVAGLVGGTGFAERLDTHIAERIVELVLAVLLFVDATVVRDGFLAGERGAVLRLLFVALPVMVAAAFAVGVPLLPTPSWAVVFVIACVVAPLDFATAPHLLKDRNLPLWVRHVLAVESGYNDGLFSPAFAFGILLIGESGHGGSPEDALRQAFPAAAYAVLVGVGFGTVTGTVLRRSERERWSNAESVGIAALLLPIVTYSIAVAVGGNGFVAAFLAGIAYKRARIGFRGEQAPLPESEFADVEALGTVASLIVWFVFGAVAVLVFQVGVPGSVILYSVLVLTVVRMVPVYLAMLGTGATFVDRTLLGLVGPRGTTSIVFGLLAYNATKDEDADLTLATMTIVLLGSLLLHGVAVPLAAQRLSSPADDEPTPA; translated from the coding sequence ATGCTGCCCCTGATCGTGTCCAGCCTGGCCGTGTTGCTGGCGTGGACCTTCGCCGCGCGCCGCCTGGCGCGCTGGCACATCTCCGGCCCGCTGGTCATGGTGGCCGGAGGCGTCGTGGCCGGGCTGGTCGGCGGGACCGGCTTCGCCGAGCGCCTGGACACGCACATCGCCGAGCGCATCGTCGAACTCGTCCTGGCCGTGCTTCTCTTCGTCGACGCGACCGTGGTCCGTGACGGGTTCCTGGCCGGCGAGCGCGGCGCGGTCCTGCGGCTGCTGTTCGTCGCGCTGCCGGTGATGGTGGCCGCGGCGTTCGCGGTGGGGGTGCCGCTGCTGCCGACGCCGTCGTGGGCGGTGGTGTTCGTGATCGCCTGCGTGGTGGCGCCACTGGACTTCGCCACCGCCCCGCACCTGCTCAAGGACCGGAACCTGCCGTTGTGGGTGCGGCACGTGCTGGCCGTGGAGAGCGGCTACAACGACGGCCTGTTCTCCCCCGCGTTCGCCTTCGGCATCCTGCTGATCGGCGAATCAGGGCACGGCGGTTCCCCGGAAGACGCGCTGCGGCAGGCGTTCCCGGCGGCGGCCTACGCGGTGCTGGTCGGCGTCGGGTTCGGGACGGTCACCGGTACCGTGCTGCGGCGCTCGGAGCGCGAGCGCTGGTCGAACGCGGAGTCGGTGGGCATCGCGGCGCTTCTGCTGCCGATCGTCACGTACTCGATCGCGGTGGCGGTCGGCGGGAACGGCTTCGTGGCGGCGTTCCTGGCCGGCATCGCGTACAAGCGGGCGCGGATCGGGTTCCGAGGCGAGCAGGCGCCGCTGCCGGAGTCGGAGTTCGCCGATGTCGAGGCGCTGGGCACGGTCGCCTCGCTCATCGTGTGGTTCGTCTTCGGCGCGGTCGCGGTGCTGGTGTTCCAGGTCGGCGTCCCCGGGTCGGTGATCCTCTACAGCGTCCTGGTACTGACCGTCGTGCGCATGGTGCCGGTGTACCTGGCGATGCTCGGCACCGGCGCGACGTTCGTGGACCGCACGCTCCTGGGTCTGGTCGGACCGCGCGGTACCACGTCGATCGTGTTCGGTCTGCTCGCTTACAACGCCACCAAGGACGAGGACGCCGACCTCACTCTCGCCACGATGACGATCGTGCTGCTCGGGAGCCTGCTACTGCACGGGGTGGCGGTTCCGCTGGCGGCGCAACGACTCAGCTCGCCGGCCGATGACGAACCAACACCAGCGTAG
- a CDS encoding endo alpha-1,4 polygalactosaminidase, with amino-acid sequence MPLTPSPKRIAAAAAGLALAAAAAVAAAPAASAAPATPSLPSPAACNGCWQPSLQTSWNWVLSTVPSAPFRNVQMYDVDGFNNSAANVSALHSAGIKAVCYLSAGTYENWRPDASQFPSAVLGSGNGWPGEKWLDVREIQKSGSALRKIMDARLDMCRQKGFDMVELDNVDGYTNSTGFPLTAADQLYFNATLANDSHARGMSVLQKNDNEQIPQLLPYFDGALNEQCNQYKECTTAQNGDYGYDQYVAAGKPVFQAEYKLSTSSFCSKDNANDFNGVRFDINLDDKTFQPCR; translated from the coding sequence ATGCCCCTGACTCCATCGCCCAAGCGCATCGCCGCGGCGGCAGCCGGCCTCGCCCTGGCCGCCGCCGCGGCCGTCGCCGCGGCCCCGGCGGCCTCGGCCGCCCCCGCGACGCCGTCCCTGCCGAGCCCGGCCGCCTGCAACGGCTGCTGGCAGCCGAGCCTGCAGACGTCCTGGAACTGGGTCCTGTCCACGGTCCCGAGCGCCCCCTTCCGCAACGTCCAGATGTACGACGTGGACGGCTTCAACAACTCCGCCGCGAACGTCTCCGCGCTGCACTCGGCCGGCATCAAGGCCGTCTGCTACCTGTCCGCGGGCACCTACGAGAACTGGCGCCCGGACGCCTCGCAGTTCCCGTCCGCGGTCCTGGGCAGCGGCAACGGCTGGCCCGGCGAGAAGTGGCTGGACGTCCGCGAGATCCAGAAGTCCGGCAGCGCCCTGCGCAAGATCATGGACGCCCGCCTGGACATGTGCCGGCAGAAGGGCTTCGACATGGTCGAGCTCGACAACGTCGACGGCTACACCAACAGCACCGGCTTCCCGCTGACCGCCGCCGACCAGCTCTACTTCAACGCCACCCTGGCCAACGACTCCCACGCCCGCGGCATGAGCGTGCTGCAGAAGAACGACAATGAGCAGATCCCACAACTGCTCCCCTACTTCGACGGCGCGCTGAACGAGCAGTGCAACCAGTACAAGGAATGCACCACCGCCCAGAACGGCGACTACGGCTACGACCAGTACGTCGCCGCCGGCAAGCCGGTCTTCCAGGCCGAGTACAAGCTGTCGACGTCCTCGTTCTGCTCCAAGGACAACGCGAACGACTTCAACGGCGTCCGCTTCGACATCAACCTGGACGACAAGACGTTCCAGCCCTGCCGCTGA